The Coccidioides posadasii str. Silveira chromosome 3, complete sequence genome contains a region encoding:
- the MNN9 gene encoding Golgi mannosyltransferase complex subunit (EggNog:ENOG410PG52~COG:G~BUSCO:8969at33183) encodes MAVRSLRRTNPITFVLACALAIGFLIFIFSPNSRTVTAAQRQKDAAQNPLSPPTKPFFKTQLFKANGRRIPPPVVNYNLNNVTTTVNSAERHERVLILTPLARFYPQYWENLEKLTYPHQYISLGFIIPKTREGNAATSALQKAITKTQSGPVDDRFASITILRQDFDPPIASQDEKERHKFSNQKIRREAMARARNSLLFTTLGPSTSWVLWIDADIIETPPTLIQDLTRHNKPVLVPNCYQRYMNTEKKKMDIRPYDYNSWLDTDSSLALANRMGPDEIILEGYAEMPTYRTLMAHLADRSPNRDTERTMELHGVGGTVLLVKAEVHRDGAMFPAFPFYHLVETEGFAKMARRLGWKCYGLPNYFVYHYNE; translated from the exons ATGGCCGTACGATCGCTGCGGCGTACGAATCCCATCACATTCGTCCTAGCTTGTGCCCTCGCTATCGGTTTcctcattttcattttctcccCGAACTCGAGAACGGTTACCGCCGCTCAGAGACAGAAAGATGCTGCCCAGAATCCTCTCTCCCCGCCGACGAAGCCTTTCTTCAAGACGCAGCTATTCAAGGCCAATGGCCGACGCATCCCTCCACCGGTGGTCAACTACAACTTGAACAATGTAACTACGACGGTGAACTCCGCAGAGAGACACGAACGAGTGCTGATACTCACTCCGCTGGCTCGGTTTTACCCCCAGTACTGGGAGAATCTGGAGAAGCTGACGTATCCGCATCAATACATTTCGCTGGGGTTTATCATCCCGAAGACAAGAGAAGGGAACGCTGCCACCTCTGCGCTGCAGAAGGCTATCACGAAGACGCAGTCCGGTCCCGTGGATGATAGATTCGCCAGCATCACAATCCTACGGCAAGATTTCGACCCGCCAATCGCGTCGCAGGATGAGAAGGAACGGCACAAGTTCTCCAATCAAAAGATCCGCCGGGAGGCAATGGCACGGGCAAGGAATAGTTTGCTCTTCACCACGTTGGGTCCCAGTACCTCCTGGGTTTTATGGATAGATGCCGACATCATCGAGACCCCGCCGACTCTCATTCAGGATCTCACAAGGCACAACAAGCCTGTCCTCGTCCCGAACTGCTATCAACGCTACATGAAcacagagaagaagaaaatggataTCCGTCCTTATGATTACAACTCCTGGCTTGATACTGATAGCTCATTGGCTCTCGCGAACCGCATGGGCCCTGATGAGATCATCCTAGAAGGTTACGCGGAAATGCCGACGTACAGGACACTGATGGCCCATTTGGCGGACCGAAGTCCAAACCGTGATACTGAGCGGACTATGGAACTACACGGCGTGGGAGGTACCGTATTGTTAGTGAAGGCCGAAGTTCATAGAGATGGGGCTATGTTCCCTGCCTTCCCATTCTACCATCTGGTTGAAACAGAGGGCTTTGCAAAGATGGCGAGGAGACTGGGATGGAAATGTTACGGCTTACCGAACTATTTT GTATACCATTATAATGAGTGA
- a CDS encoding uncharacterized protein (EggNog:ENOG410PIF5~COG:C~TransMembrane:3 (o108-125i215-235o255-272i)~BUSCO:9817at33183) has protein sequence MSGSDSLKDGLSLPPPPIDKRLRLPEGQNAIATKSKASNAKTKKDYRGFVAGVFSGIAKLSVGHPFDTIKVRLQTTQSTRFKGPLDCLLQTLRNEGVTALYKGATPPLMGWMVMDSVMLGSLTLYRRLLFEHVFSNQRLRTIIPLASKDTPDRLPAFGHGIAGIMAGSTVSFIAAPVEHVKARLQIQYAADKKQRLYSGPVDCTRKILRHHGIRGLYHGLCSTLLFRSFFFFWWGTYDIFSRVMQKYTKLSAPAINFWAGGLSAQVFWITSYPSDVVKQRIMTDPLGGGLGDGERKFRRWKDAAIAVGRENGWRGYWRGFLPCFLRAFPANAMALVAFEGVMRWLP, from the exons ATGTCAGGCTCGGATTCGCTAAAAGATGGACTCTCATTACCCCCACCGCCCATCGATAAGCGACTCAGGCTTCCGGAAGGTCAGAATGCAATAGCGACCAAGAGCAAGGCCAGTAATGCAAAGACAAAGAAGGATTATCGAGGCTTCGTAGCTGGAGTATTTTCAGGGATTGCGAAACTGAGTG TTGGCCATCC gttcgATACTATAAAGGTTCGGCTGCAAACCACACAAAGCACACGTTTCAAGGGTCCGCTAGATTGCCTCTTGCAGACCCTGCGTAACGAGGGCGTCACAGCATTGTATAAGGGCGCCACGCCCCCTCTCATGGGGTGGATGGTCATGGACTCCGT GATGCTAGGCTCCTTAACCCTCTATAGACGGTTGCTGTTCGAACACGTTTTCAGCAACCAGAGACTGCGGACGATTATCCCGTTAGCGAGCAAAGATACACCGGACAGGCTTCCAGCCTTTGGCCACGGAATTGCCGGAATCATGGCTGGCTCGACGGTCAGCTTCATAGCGGCTCCTGTAGAACATGTCAAAGCTCGACTGCAGATTCAATACGCAGCGGATAAGAAGCAGCGACTATACAGCGGCCCGGTCGACTGCACGAGGAAAATT CTCCGCCACCACGGTATCCGAGGCCTTTATCACGGTCTTTGCTCGACACTGCTATTCcgctctttcttcttcttctggtGGGGCACGTATGATATTTTCTCGCGAGTGATGCAGAAGTACACCAAGCTTTCCGCACCCGCAATCAACTTCTGGGCTGGCGGCCTTTCAGCGCAAGTGTTTTGGATCACATCATACCCATCCGATGTTGTAAAGCAGCGTATCATGACGGATCCATTGGGAGGCGGGCTTGGTGACGGCGAGAGGAAGTTCCGGCGGTGGAAGGATGCAGCAATCGCCGTTGGAAGAGAAAACGGCTGGAGGGGTTACTGGCGAGGGTTCCTGCCATGCTTTTTAAGGGCGTTCCCTGCGAATGCCATGGCGTTGGTGGCCTTTGAAGGGGTGATGAGATGGTTACCGTAA